A portion of the Adhaeribacter radiodurans genome contains these proteins:
- a CDS encoding CPBP family intramembrane glutamic endopeptidase — MKKEEVDASNKFQQYIKMDSWQQLLLNLTVFSLIPAFCEEVFFRGTMQPLWYKCLPKPWLAVFITAFLFSLLHFQFQGFLPRFLAGVVFGGIFYLSGSLWLSISSHILYNSSVVLLNYANQHSQVNIISLGKILLNPLLLIVAALGMAILFFQMYQGRYKKYYYNK, encoded by the coding sequence ATGAAGAAAGAAGAGGTAGATGCGAGCAATAAATTTCAGCAATATATTAAAATGGATAGTTGGCAACAACTTCTGCTAAACCTGACTGTTTTTTCTCTTATCCCCGCCTTTTGTGAGGAAGTATTTTTTCGGGGCACCATGCAGCCACTATGGTATAAATGCCTGCCTAAACCCTGGCTTGCCGTATTTATTACAGCTTTTCTATTTAGCCTGTTGCATTTCCAATTCCAAGGTTTCTTGCCCAGGTTCCTGGCTGGAGTAGTATTCGGAGGTATATTTTATTTATCGGGAAGCCTCTGGCTAAGTATCAGCAGTCATATATTGTACAATAGTTCTGTTGTTTTGCTCAATTATGCTAATCAACATAGTCAGGTAAATATTATTTCTCTTGGTAAAATATTATTAAACCCATTATTACTTATTGTTGCTGCTTTGGGAATGGCAATTTTATTTTTCCAAATGTATCAAGGCCGATATAAAAAGTACTATTATAATAAGTAA
- a CDS encoding peroxiredoxin family protein encodes MKSSASLKLYPYIFALLILFFAFGCKPEPKVLKPGMWRAVLTISNQELPFLMQVVKQQDGKTVAYLINGEEKILLDEISIDGDSVKIPLHIFDADLKAHINDQQDGMKGKWTRYHLEEPYQVSFSAKLGQDYRFSKKPKPATYNYTGKWDVLFKYDDGTEEKAVGVFEQQGNQLKGTFLSTTGDYRYLAGEVDKEELRLSTFDGSHAYLFKAKPDDTNKIKGDYWAGKSGYASWTGVRNEKAVLPAADTLTYLKKGYSKISFSFPDLNGQKVSLNDEKYRNKVVVVQLLGSWCPNCMDETKFLAPFYENNKNRGIEIIGLAYEQSPEFEQAKPRVERMRDRLQVGYDLLIAGSRDKDEAAKTLPMLNHVLGFPTTIFIDKKGDVRKIHTGFSGPGTGKYYDEFVQDFNQTIEKLVNE; translated from the coding sequence ATGAAATCTTCTGCATCTTTAAAATTATATCCTTACATCTTCGCATTACTTATTTTATTTTTTGCCTTTGGTTGTAAACCTGAACCTAAAGTTCTAAAACCTGGTATGTGGCGGGCTGTGCTTACTATTTCGAACCAGGAACTACCATTTCTAATGCAGGTTGTAAAACAGCAAGATGGCAAAACGGTAGCTTATTTAATTAACGGCGAAGAAAAAATCTTACTCGACGAAATTTCCATTGACGGCGATTCGGTTAAAATTCCTCTCCATATTTTTGATGCCGATTTAAAGGCGCATATCAACGATCAGCAAGACGGGATGAAAGGCAAATGGACCCGGTATCATCTGGAAGAGCCTTACCAGGTTTCTTTTAGCGCTAAGTTAGGGCAAGATTACCGGTTCTCAAAAAAACCAAAACCAGCTACCTATAATTATACCGGCAAGTGGGATGTGCTGTTTAAATACGACGATGGCACTGAAGAAAAAGCCGTTGGCGTTTTTGAGCAGCAGGGTAACCAATTAAAAGGCACTTTCTTGAGTACTACCGGAGATTATCGCTATTTAGCCGGGGAAGTAGACAAAGAAGAATTGCGTCTTTCTACTTTCGATGGATCGCACGCTTACTTATTTAAAGCCAAGCCCGATGATACCAACAAAATAAAAGGCGATTACTGGGCGGGTAAATCCGGCTATGCATCCTGGACGGGTGTACGCAACGAAAAAGCCGTGTTACCTGCCGCCGACACCTTAACGTATTTGAAAAAAGGCTACAGCAAAATTAGTTTTTCCTTCCCGGATTTAAATGGCCAGAAAGTATCGCTCAACGACGAGAAATACCGCAACAAAGTGGTAGTGGTGCAATTACTCGGCTCCTGGTGCCCCAACTGCATGGACGAAACCAAGTTCCTGGCACCATTCTACGAAAACAATAAAAACCGGGGTATTGAAATTATTGGACTGGCTTACGAACAAAGTCCGGAGTTTGAGCAGGCTAAACCCCGGGTAGAAAGAATGCGCGACCGCTTGCAAGTAGGTTACGATTTACTAATTGCCGGTTCCCGCGACAAAGACGAAGCTGCCAAAACTTTACCCATGCTCAATCACGTTTTAGGATTTCCGACTACAATTTTCATCGATAAAAAAGGCGATGTCCGGAAAATTCATACCGGTTTTTCGGGACCAGGCACAGGTAAATACTACGATGAGTTTGTGCAGGATTTTAACCAGACCATTGAAAAGCTGGTAAATGAGTAG
- a CDS encoding acyltransferase family protein codes for MASTVVKSPVKNAYFPALTGIRAIAAYLVFSGHVDLGKSVLPPELYLTIKMAGHSSLAVFYVLSSFVITTRYQETLSFAKNQFVPFYLKRLARIYPAYLILTVLVLCWQKDFNAWHWFINLTFLKGYFNQEKFSGISQAWSISVEEIFYLLAPLLFICFRKYARQTLISLYAAGFALVYLAQLAGSKSFMPHPEFMLEYTFFGRCFEFYCGYWLANYYKNNYWKKEPAFTRLTLVGLALLFISLIAITFSTHQAITIFNNIPLIVLLNNFLLPPAIVLFFYGLLTENTFINQILSSWIFQILGRHSYAFALLHAGLFYEFLYFHLSTNKLIIFLFLNVLAAALYNFVEAPIYRSVKQKVRFSFKYS; via the coding sequence TTGGCTTCAACTGTTGTTAAATCTCCGGTTAAAAACGCTTATTTCCCGGCACTCACCGGCATCCGGGCTATAGCTGCTTATCTGGTTTTTAGCGGCCACGTTGATTTAGGAAAATCCGTTTTACCTCCAGAATTATATTTAACAATAAAAATGGCGGGGCATTCCAGCCTTGCTGTTTTTTATGTGTTAAGTAGTTTTGTTATTACAACCCGCTACCAGGAAACTCTTTCTTTTGCAAAGAATCAATTCGTGCCTTTTTACTTAAAACGTTTAGCACGTATTTACCCAGCTTATCTTATCTTAACCGTTCTGGTACTTTGTTGGCAAAAAGATTTTAATGCCTGGCATTGGTTTATAAATCTTACTTTTTTAAAAGGGTATTTTAATCAGGAAAAATTTTCCGGTATTAGTCAGGCGTGGTCTATTTCAGTGGAAGAGATTTTTTATTTACTGGCACCCTTACTTTTTATATGTTTTCGGAAGTACGCTAGGCAAACTCTTATTAGCTTGTATGCGGCTGGCTTTGCCTTGGTTTACCTGGCCCAATTAGCAGGTAGTAAATCCTTTATGCCGCATCCCGAGTTTATGCTGGAGTACACTTTCTTTGGACGCTGCTTTGAATTTTATTGTGGTTACTGGCTGGCTAATTACTATAAAAATAACTACTGGAAAAAAGAACCGGCTTTTACGCGCCTTACGTTAGTTGGTCTGGCTTTATTATTTATTTCTTTAATTGCCATCACGTTTTCTACCCATCAAGCTATTACAATTTTCAACAATATTCCGCTTATTGTTCTTCTGAATAACTTTTTGCTGCCACCAGCAATTGTACTATTTTTTTATGGTTTATTAACCGAAAACACTTTTATTAACCAGATACTAAGCAGCTGGATTTTTCAAATATTGGGTCGCCATTCTTACGCTTTTGCCCTACTACACGCCGGTTTGTTTTACGAGTTTCTGTATTTCCATCTAAGTACGAATAAGCTGATTATATTTTTATTCCTTAATGTGCTGGCAGCGGCTTTATATAATTTTGTAGAAGCACCTATTTACCGGTCGGTTAAGCAGAAAGTGCGGTTTAGTTTTAAATACAGTTAA
- a CDS encoding polyprenyl synthetase family protein, translating to MNITLDEIQAPIAQEMREFEIKFRQSMRSKVLLLDKIMSYIVKRKGKQMRPMFVFFSANLFAGGISDATYRGAALIELLHTATLVHDDVVDDANYRRGFFSVNALWKNKIAVLVGDYLLSKGLLLSLHNNDFELLKIVSNAVREMSEGELLQIEKARRLDITEEVYFDIIRQKTASLIASCCAVGAASAGADLTHIEKARLFGEKVGIAFQIKDDLFDYGTAEIGKPVGIDIKEKKMTLPLIYALQQASWLTKRQMIYNVKNNNGKSQVVAKVIDFVKSSGGLEYAISLMHQFANEALEILHTFEPSPSRTSLEQLIRFTIERDK from the coding sequence ATGAATATAACTTTAGACGAGATACAAGCCCCGATTGCCCAGGAAATGCGCGAATTTGAAATTAAATTCCGCCAGTCGATGCGTTCTAAAGTGTTGTTGCTCGATAAGATAATGAGCTACATTGTAAAGCGAAAAGGTAAGCAAATGCGGCCCATGTTTGTTTTCTTTTCGGCTAACTTGTTTGCCGGCGGCATTTCGGATGCTACTTACCGCGGAGCAGCCCTTATTGAATTACTGCATACGGCCACCCTGGTGCACGACGATGTGGTAGACGACGCCAATTACCGGCGCGGCTTTTTTTCGGTAAATGCGCTCTGGAAAAATAAAATTGCCGTTTTAGTAGGTGATTATCTGCTCTCAAAAGGACTGCTCCTTTCGTTGCATAACAATGATTTTGAATTGCTTAAAATTGTTTCGAACGCGGTGCGCGAAATGAGCGAAGGCGAATTATTGCAAATAGAGAAAGCCCGCCGCCTGGATATTACCGAAGAAGTGTATTTTGATATTATCCGGCAAAAAACTGCTTCGCTTATTGCTTCCTGCTGTGCAGTAGGAGCCGCTTCGGCGGGCGCCGACCTTACTCATATCGAGAAAGCCCGTTTATTCGGCGAAAAAGTAGGTATTGCCTTCCAGATTAAAGACGACTTGTTTGATTACGGTACCGCCGAAATTGGCAAACCAGTGGGCATCGATATTAAAGAAAAGAAAATGACCTTGCCGTTGATCTATGCCTTGCAACAAGCAAGTTGGCTTACCAAGCGGCAAATGATTTACAACGTTAAAAACAACAATGGCAAAAGCCAGGTAGTAGCCAAAGTAATTGATTTTGTTAAAAGTTCGGGTGGCCTGGAATACGCTATTTCTCTCATGCACCAGTTTGCCAACGAAGCCCTGGAAATTTTACATACCTTCGAACCTTCCCCTTCCCGAACCTCGCTCGAGCAACTTATCCGGTTCACTATAGAACGCGACAAATAA
- a CDS encoding cation:proton antiporter domain-containing protein, translating into MIHVPQLIIDLAFILGVAGATTLLFKWLKQPLVLGYIIAGLLVGPNFPYLPSIAEVESIQIWAEIGVIFLLFSLGLEFSFKKLAKVGGTATITAVTEVVGMLLLGYITGQLLNWSFMDSVFLGGILSISSTTIIIRAFDELGVKSQKFASIVFGILVVEDLVAILLLVLLSTVAVTQQFGGTAMLNSVVKLAFFLSVWFLGGIYLVPTFLRKAKKLMNEETLLVISVALCLLMVILATNAGFSPALGAFIMGSILAETIYAEKIEHLTKSVKELFGAVFFVSVGMLIDPKMLVEYAGPVIIITFITIFGKALTSGLGALASGQPLKQAIQTGLSLAQIGEFSFIIATLGLTLKVTSDFLYPIAVAVSAITTFTTPFLIRFSEPFYNWVERKLPESWKKFLINYSSDAQTISSVSDWQVVLRSFAQPIITNSVVLISIILLTTNFLVPFITNAIPVEPWGRLAAAIISLSLMGPFIYALAIKRIRNRAYSRLWQDKKYSRGPLVALEIARIVLALLLVGFMLDQLYSIRVALLMAFILIGVIFPLFRQRLRKTYERIEQRFITNFNAREAEEPAKKLLPWDAHLAHFVVSPESTYVGKTLIELGIREKFGVSIAQIDRGRLTIPVPAGKERLFPGDKITVIGTDEQLSHFKTFIEVSTPQEDTETAQPSVGLRQLIVDKKFPYFGMTIRESGIRERTHGLIVGIERNGERILNPDPSTVFQFGDIVWLAGDQRLIRGIEQAAFLTTESLNPTR; encoded by the coding sequence ATGATCCACGTACCTCAACTTATAATAGATTTAGCTTTTATTTTAGGAGTAGCAGGAGCAACTACGCTCCTGTTTAAATGGTTAAAACAGCCCTTAGTTTTAGGATATATTATTGCGGGTTTATTAGTTGGCCCTAATTTTCCGTATCTTCCTTCTATTGCCGAGGTAGAATCTATTCAGATATGGGCCGAGATCGGCGTTATTTTTCTTCTCTTCAGTCTGGGGTTGGAGTTCAGTTTTAAAAAACTGGCCAAAGTAGGTGGTACAGCCACTATTACTGCTGTAACCGAAGTAGTTGGTATGCTGTTACTTGGCTACATTACCGGGCAGTTATTGAATTGGTCGTTTATGGACAGTGTTTTTCTGGGCGGCATTTTATCTATCTCCTCCACTACCATTATTATCCGGGCTTTTGATGAGTTGGGAGTTAAAAGTCAAAAGTTTGCGAGTATTGTATTTGGTATTCTGGTAGTAGAAGATTTAGTAGCTATTTTATTGCTGGTGTTACTTTCCACGGTAGCCGTGACCCAACAGTTTGGCGGAACTGCTATGTTAAACTCGGTAGTAAAGCTGGCTTTTTTTCTTTCGGTGTGGTTTTTAGGGGGCATTTACCTGGTTCCTACTTTTTTAAGAAAAGCCAAGAAGTTAATGAACGAGGAAACCTTGTTGGTTATTTCGGTGGCGCTTTGCCTGTTAATGGTTATACTGGCTACCAATGCGGGCTTTTCGCCGGCTTTAGGCGCCTTTATTATGGGTTCTATTCTGGCCGAAACCATTTACGCCGAAAAAATTGAACATTTAACGAAGTCGGTAAAAGAGCTTTTTGGGGCAGTATTCTTTGTATCTGTGGGCATGCTGATTGACCCTAAAATGTTGGTGGAATACGCTGGCCCGGTAATTATCATAACTTTCATTACTATTTTTGGCAAAGCTTTAACCAGCGGTTTGGGAGCCCTTGCTTCCGGGCAGCCTTTAAAACAGGCCATTCAAACCGGGTTAAGTTTAGCCCAAATCGGAGAATTTTCCTTTATTATTGCTACCTTAGGTTTAACCCTAAAAGTAACCAGCGACTTTTTATATCCGATTGCCGTTGCCGTTTCGGCGATTACTACTTTTACCACTCCCTTCCTGATCCGTTTTTCCGAGCCCTTTTATAACTGGGTAGAAAGAAAATTACCCGAGAGTTGGAAAAAATTCCTGATTAATTACAGTTCCGATGCCCAAACCATTAGCAGTGTTAGTGACTGGCAAGTAGTTTTGCGCTCTTTCGCTCAGCCCATTATTACTAATTCGGTGGTGTTGATCAGTATTATTTTGCTTACCACTAATTTTCTGGTACCATTTATTACCAATGCTATTCCGGTAGAACCTTGGGGGCGCTTGGCGGCCGCTATTATCTCGCTATCGTTAATGGGGCCATTTATTTATGCTTTGGCCATAAAAAGAATCAGAAACCGGGCTTATTCCCGGTTGTGGCAAGATAAAAAATACTCCCGCGGACCGTTGGTAGCCCTCGAAATAGCCCGTATTGTTCTGGCTTTGCTGCTGGTTGGTTTTATGCTGGATCAGTTATACTCTATCCGGGTGGCCTTGCTTATGGCCTTTATTTTAATCGGGGTTATATTTCCTTTATTCCGGCAACGGTTACGCAAAACTTACGAACGCATTGAACAACGGTTTATCACTAATTTTAACGCCCGGGAAGCAGAAGAACCGGCTAAAAAGCTCTTGCCCTGGGATGCGCACTTAGCTCATTTTGTAGTTAGCCCCGAATCGACTTACGTGGGCAAAACGCTGATTGAACTCGGTATCCGGGAGAAATTTGGAGTAAGCATCGCTCAAATCGACCGAGGCCGGCTTACCATTCCGGTTCCGGCGGGTAAGGAAAGATTATTTCCGGGAGATAAAATAACGGTAATAGGAACCGATGAGCAGCTTAGCCATTTTAAAACTTTTATTGAAGTAAGTACCCCCCAAGAAGATACAGAAACAGCACAACCATCTGTTGGGCTCCGCCAGCTAATTGTAGATAAAAAGTTTCCTTATTTTGGAATGACCATCCGGGAGTCCGGAATCCGGGAAAGGACCCACGGATTAATTGTAGGAATTGAACGAAACGGCGAAAGAATTTTAAACCCGGATCCTTCAACGGTATTCCAGTTTGGGGATATTGTTTGGCTGGCCGGTGATCAGCGTTTAATTCGGGGAATAGAACAAGCCGCTTTCCTAACAACGGAATCTTTAAACCCCACCAGATAG
- a CDS encoding ELWxxDGT repeat protein, which yields MHKNLLLLLLTLFFSISCLNAQTQLTDFASKTEDKSSSPGGFISYKNLIFFEATTEDAGREIWMNDESSAKPKLLKDIFPGEGSSIQYSFKQSAVVFKDKLFFIANNGENGNQIWSSDGTEQGTNQISNLSNLNFLKLTVAGNYIFFLVQEGELLQVWRSDGTASGTIMLQKDLPIWNTPTFEGEANNLFFFTFQPKGSNNSRVWRSNGSTTGTFPITEELDGNGANPNGSAAPTQYIEFKNELYFVVRSPVLFSYPTSVGIIKTDGSIENTVPIKAVHDATDLLNFADVLKVNDKLYFSFYDVDYFRLFIWESDGTEAGTKKIFDQSGDKYYGISNLSTDGKNLTFMGKSRGGETALLKLKLDTYQVEEIKEIATNLERPFIYTDYSLFQIKQVTANRFVFFTPSFPVQTWATDLTPANTLPLTNLKDVRREIVNFNQKIYFPAFSEDEGFELWQSELDFSNAHLLANINASKYGLDNAFTVLLNDKLFFTADDGVHGLELWVYNKVTAEKHLVKDIWAGSQSAEPRQLIVFNNLLYFVANTEEHGSQLWRSDGTAESTSKISSLNEISKFSYINQLLATPDKIYFSARVNDYYVLYGSDGTQTELIKTFKEVNYTSMKEIVAAGKLVYFTIEGGGEDLWRSDGTPNGTYKLKDLISINYLTAVEDKVYFVGKAENQKETELWYSDGTQTGTKQVKNIGKGYSSNPANLVSFQGQVVFTAYTTEYGREYWKSDGSAEGTILIADINPGTASSVLSSTDYTLFQGALYFSANDGSHGTELWKTDGTGTGTILIQDINEGATGSFPKNLVNNAERLYFRAYSPANGTEIWQTEGTSSSTRQVFDLNSGSAGSTPSNLTFSEQDLFFLAESNHSGRQLWLYNKGIITGLEDPIKSSALKLYPNPTSDYLYIEKGNSRFDTIKIINTKGQQLLTFKDSSGKLNVKSLEPGIYLLVGESKKEVIVRKFIKQ from the coding sequence ATGCATAAAAATTTACTTTTATTACTTCTTACTCTTTTCTTTTCTATTTCCTGTTTAAATGCCCAAACCCAATTAACGGATTTTGCTTCTAAAACAGAGGATAAGAGTTCCAGTCCTGGTGGTTTTATTTCGTATAAAAATCTAATTTTCTTTGAAGCCACCACAGAAGATGCCGGCCGGGAGATTTGGATGAACGATGAAAGCAGTGCCAAACCCAAGCTTTTAAAAGATATTTTTCCGGGAGAGGGCAGCAGCATCCAATATTCTTTTAAACAAAGCGCCGTAGTTTTTAAAGATAAATTGTTTTTTATTGCCAATAACGGCGAAAATGGCAATCAAATATGGTCCTCGGATGGAACGGAGCAAGGAACAAATCAAATTTCGAATCTAAGTAATCTTAATTTTTTAAAACTAACCGTAGCGGGTAATTACATTTTCTTTCTGGTACAAGAAGGCGAATTACTTCAGGTATGGCGCAGCGATGGAACGGCCTCCGGCACCATCATGCTCCAAAAAGATTTACCTATTTGGAATACTCCCACTTTTGAAGGAGAAGCCAATAATTTATTTTTCTTCACTTTTCAGCCCAAAGGAAGTAATAATAGCCGGGTTTGGCGCAGCAATGGTAGCACTACTGGTACCTTTCCCATAACGGAAGAACTGGACGGAAATGGTGCTAATCCAAACGGGTCGGCAGCTCCAACTCAGTATATTGAGTTTAAAAATGAATTATACTTTGTGGTTAGAAGCCCGGTCTTATTCTCTTATCCAACCTCGGTGGGCATTATTAAAACGGATGGTTCAATAGAGAATACAGTACCCATTAAAGCTGTACACGATGCAACTGATCTCCTTAATTTTGCCGATGTATTAAAGGTCAATGATAAGCTCTATTTTTCTTTTTATGATGTTGATTATTTTCGTTTGTTTATTTGGGAATCGGACGGAACTGAAGCAGGAACAAAAAAAATATTTGACCAGTCAGGCGATAAGTACTACGGGATTTCTAATTTAAGCACCGACGGTAAAAATTTAACTTTTATGGGTAAGAGTAGGGGCGGTGAAACAGCATTGCTGAAGTTAAAATTAGATACTTACCAGGTAGAAGAAATAAAAGAAATTGCCACTAACTTAGAAAGACCTTTTATTTATACTGATTATAGTCTTTTTCAAATAAAACAGGTTACAGCCAACCGCTTTGTTTTTTTTACCCCTTCTTTCCCGGTGCAAACCTGGGCTACGGATTTAACTCCGGCCAATACGTTACCTCTTACCAATTTAAAAGATGTACGGAGAGAAATAGTAAATTTTAACCAAAAGATTTACTTTCCTGCTTTCTCCGAAGACGAAGGATTTGAACTTTGGCAATCTGAGCTTGATTTTTCTAATGCTCATTTACTAGCTAATATTAACGCATCTAAGTACGGGTTAGATAATGCCTTTACTGTACTCTTAAACGATAAATTATTCTTTACCGCCGATGATGGAGTTCATGGATTGGAGTTATGGGTGTACAATAAAGTCACCGCCGAAAAGCATTTAGTAAAAGATATTTGGGCAGGAAGTCAATCAGCCGAACCCCGGCAATTAATTGTATTTAATAATCTCCTGTACTTTGTAGCAAATACCGAAGAACATGGTTCCCAACTCTGGCGCAGCGATGGTACCGCAGAAAGCACTAGCAAAATCAGTAGTTTAAATGAAATCTCTAAATTCTCCTACATCAACCAACTTCTTGCTACTCCGGATAAAATTTATTTTAGTGCCCGCGTAAACGATTATTATGTTTTATATGGCAGTGATGGAACCCAAACCGAGCTAATTAAAACTTTTAAAGAAGTTAATTATACTTCCATGAAAGAGATAGTAGCTGCCGGTAAGTTGGTGTATTTTACAATTGAAGGAGGCGGAGAAGACTTATGGCGCAGCGATGGCACTCCAAACGGAACATATAAACTGAAAGATTTAATTTCTATAAATTATTTAACGGCCGTAGAAGACAAAGTTTACTTTGTCGGTAAAGCAGAAAACCAGAAAGAAACGGAATTGTGGTATTCAGATGGTACCCAGACCGGAACTAAGCAAGTAAAGAACATAGGGAAAGGATATTCTTCTAACCCCGCTAATTTAGTCAGCTTTCAAGGGCAAGTAGTATTCACCGCGTACACGACAGAATACGGAAGAGAATATTGGAAATCTGATGGGTCAGCAGAAGGGACAATTTTAATTGCGGATATTAATCCGGGAACTGCCAGTTCAGTTTTAAGTTCTACGGACTATACTCTCTTTCAAGGCGCACTCTACTTTTCGGCAAATGATGGTTCCCATGGAACGGAACTTTGGAAAACGGATGGAACAGGTACGGGCACAATACTTATCCAGGATATTAACGAAGGCGCAACTGGATCGTTTCCGAAGAATTTAGTAAATAATGCTGAGCGTCTGTATTTCCGGGCTTATTCTCCGGCAAACGGAACGGAAATATGGCAAACCGAAGGCACTTCTTCTTCTACCAGGCAAGTGTTTGATTTAAATAGCGGTTCAGCCGGTTCTACTCCTTCTAATCTTACTTTTAGCGAGCAGGACTTGTTTTTCCTGGCAGAGTCCAATCACTCGGGGCGGCAGCTTTGGCTTTATAATAAAGGTATAATTACCGGCTTAGAAGATCCGATTAAAAGTTCAGCTTTGAAATTATACCCGAATCCTACCTCAGATTATCTTTATATTGAAAAAGGAAATTCCCGTTTTGATACTATAAAAATTATTAATACAAAAGGCCAACAGTTACTTACCTTCAAAGATTCTTCCGGAAAACTTAATGTAAAAAGTTTAGAGCCAGGTATTTATTTGTTGGTAGGAGAATCAAAGAAAGAAGTAATAGTGAGAAAGTTTATTAAGCAGTGA
- a CDS encoding ester cyclase, producing the protein MELLNVQSRKIEMKNACVHFMFSYQNKDVAQMMSFCDPEGEVFFSPLGEAGRGKIGELGKNLWTLLIDCFPNINNTIDAIVSEGDLVRCQVLISGTQAKDFAGIPNKGKTFNSDHIFIFHLNRTNKIDQIEIQWNHEDFVKQLSA; encoded by the coding sequence ATGGAACTGTTGAACGTACAATCCCGAAAAATTGAAATGAAAAATGCCTGTGTGCATTTCATGTTTTCTTACCAAAATAAAGACGTGGCCCAAATGATGAGTTTTTGCGACCCGGAAGGAGAAGTATTTTTTAGTCCTTTAGGGGAGGCAGGCCGCGGAAAAATAGGCGAATTAGGGAAAAATCTTTGGACCCTGTTAATTGATTGCTTCCCTAATATTAATAATACAATTGATGCTATTGTTTCGGAAGGTGATTTGGTTCGATGCCAGGTACTCATTTCGGGCACCCAGGCCAAAGATTTTGCGGGTATTCCAAACAAAGGGAAAACTTTTAACAGCGATCATATTTTTATTTTTCACCTGAACCGTACCAATAAAATAGATCAAATTGAAATTCAGTGGAACCACGAAGATTTTGTAAAGCAGTTAAGTGCTTGA
- a CDS encoding AraC family transcriptional regulator: MLYQKFSPCPVLSPYVECYYVWENDEPVIEKLIVESPPSAFSAIVFNYADDYFVTSKNQSLQLVPRQFIVGQLTRSYALHFPGKIGTAAIVFKPTGAASIFNISMYAYTEERTDLKAILPVAFIENIVEAIKGAANASAKARYLEQFLIHFYEINCPIPDVIDKAANQIVERYGQVNINELCAEYAISRRQFERKFLQKVGLSPKFYSRLRRLGHLCASMAGKREVNWQDLYFDSDYYDQSHFIKDFTEFTGRHLSI; this comes from the coding sequence ATGCTATATCAGAAATTTTCGCCTTGTCCGGTGCTATCTCCTTACGTGGAGTGCTATTACGTGTGGGAAAATGATGAACCCGTAATAGAAAAGCTAATAGTGGAATCTCCGCCCAGTGCTTTTTCCGCAATTGTGTTTAACTACGCCGACGATTATTTTGTAACCTCTAAAAATCAATCCCTTCAATTAGTACCTCGCCAATTTATTGTGGGTCAGCTAACTCGCAGTTATGCCTTACATTTTCCCGGGAAAATAGGAACCGCCGCTATTGTGTTTAAACCAACGGGCGCGGCTTCTATTTTTAATATTTCGATGTATGCCTATACCGAAGAACGAACCGATTTAAAGGCAATACTACCCGTTGCGTTCATAGAAAATATTGTTGAAGCAATTAAAGGAGCAGCAAATGCTAGCGCGAAAGCCAGATACCTGGAGCAATTTCTTATACATTTTTATGAAATAAACTGCCCCATACCAGACGTAATTGATAAAGCCGCCAACCAGATTGTAGAAAGGTATGGTCAGGTTAATATTAACGAACTATGCGCGGAGTACGCAATTTCCCGCCGCCAGTTCGAACGAAAATTTCTTCAGAAAGTAGGATTAAGTCCAAAATTTTATTCCCGATTAAGGCGCTTAGGGCACCTTTGCGCCTCAATGGCTGGAAAAAGAGAAGTTAACTGGCAAGATTTGTATTTTGATTCTGACTATTACGACCAATCTCACTTTATAAAAGATTTTACCGAGTTTACCGGTCGCCATCTGAGTATTTAA